Proteins co-encoded in one Longimicrobium sp. genomic window:
- a CDS encoding DUF4276 family protein: protein MTEIRLYIEGGGDKEGKARLRQAFATFLGELNAQARSRRVRWQIILCGSRNQTYEDFLLALKTHPDAFNLLLVDAERPVEGSPRAHLQAPPPGDEWDLSHVGDDQCQLMVQVMESWFLADSKVLADFYGQGFAGAALPKNQKVEQIEKSAIMAALAKATRATRKGEYHKMRHSPLLLERLDPAKVRARAPHCDRLWTTVQEKLGSTA from the coding sequence GTGACGGAGATCCGTCTGTACATCGAGGGCGGCGGGGATAAGGAGGGAAAGGCGCGCCTGCGTCAGGCATTCGCCACGTTTCTTGGCGAGCTGAACGCGCAGGCGCGCAGCCGTCGTGTCCGGTGGCAGATCATCCTGTGCGGCTCCCGCAATCAGACGTACGAGGATTTTCTCCTTGCGCTGAAGACGCATCCCGACGCCTTCAACCTGCTTCTCGTCGATGCCGAGCGCCCGGTGGAGGGTTCGCCGCGCGCTCACCTGCAGGCGCCGCCGCCCGGTGACGAGTGGGATCTCTCCCACGTTGGTGACGATCAGTGCCAGTTGATGGTGCAGGTGATGGAGAGCTGGTTCCTCGCCGATTCCAAGGTTCTCGCCGACTTCTACGGCCAGGGCTTTGCCGGCGCCGCGCTGCCGAAGAACCAGAAGGTCGAGCAGATCGAGAAGTCCGCGATCATGGCGGCACTCGCAAAGGCCACGCGAGCCACACGGAAGGGCGAGTACCACAAGATGCGCCACTCGCCGCTGCTCCTGGAGCGGCTCGATCCTGCGAAGGTGAGGGCGCGCGCACCGCATTGCGATCGCCTGTGGACAACGGTCCAGGAGAAGCTCGGGAGTACTGCGTGA
- a CDS encoding AAA family ATPase, whose protein sequence is MNGKRSILSLTLENFLSYGSPAPEIELLPLNVLIGPNASGKSNLIEALVMLRAAQGDFDAAIREGGGAGEYLRKNSAADGFWVEARVSNPSDESILDYSINVEPRDFRPYVKFEEIVRIVDPAGVVLYTQDDGDAAIVRRGGLPSAPPVRVPGLSREQSILSQRRDPELYPELTYLAGLFGRISVFREWRFGSRTKARAPQPADLPVDFLLPDASNLALVLNDMLQRSSIRSRLLGFLQRFYAGAQHISVKLYAGTAQLFIEEAQDVLVPATRLSDGTLRYLSLLAILCHPSPPPIVCIEEPELGLHPDILPTIAELLLDASQRTQLIVTTHSDALVSALSEVPESIVVCEPSDEGTQLRRLDKEALSEWLNRYSLGEIWRMGEIGGTRW, encoded by the coding sequence ATGAACGGCAAGCGCTCGATCCTGAGTCTCACCCTTGAGAACTTCCTCTCGTACGGGTCTCCCGCCCCCGAGATCGAGCTGCTGCCGCTCAACGTGCTGATCGGGCCGAATGCCTCCGGCAAGTCGAACTTGATCGAGGCACTGGTCATGTTACGCGCCGCGCAGGGCGATTTTGATGCGGCCATTCGGGAGGGTGGCGGGGCGGGGGAGTACCTTCGAAAGAACTCGGCAGCGGACGGTTTCTGGGTGGAAGCCCGGGTCTCCAATCCGTCGGACGAGAGCATCCTGGACTATTCGATCAACGTCGAACCTCGTGATTTCCGTCCATACGTGAAGTTCGAGGAGATCGTGCGGATCGTCGATCCGGCCGGCGTTGTCCTGTACACACAGGACGACGGGGATGCAGCAATCGTCCGTCGCGGAGGGCTTCCGAGCGCGCCCCCTGTTCGGGTGCCAGGGCTCTCGCGCGAGCAGTCGATTCTTTCACAACGGCGCGACCCCGAGCTGTACCCCGAGTTGACCTATCTCGCCGGCCTCTTCGGGAGGATCAGCGTGTTTCGGGAGTGGCGATTCGGATCCCGAACCAAGGCTCGTGCGCCACAACCGGCTGATCTGCCGGTCGACTTTCTCCTGCCCGACGCAAGCAACCTCGCGCTGGTACTGAACGACATGCTCCAGCGCTCGAGCATACGCAGCAGGTTGCTCGGTTTCCTTCAGCGATTCTATGCAGGCGCCCAGCACATCTCCGTCAAGCTTTATGCTGGAACCGCCCAGCTATTCATCGAGGAAGCACAAGATGTGCTGGTGCCCGCCACACGTCTTTCCGACGGCACCCTGCGCTACCTGTCGCTGCTCGCCATCCTCTGCCATCCGTCGCCGCCACCGATCGTGTGCATCGAAGAGCCGGAGCTGGGGCTGCATCCAGACATCCTGCCGACCATCGCGGAACTGCTGCTCGACGCGTCGCAGCGCACGCAGCTGATCGTCACTACCCACTCGGATGCGCTGGTCTCCGCACTCTCCGAAGTTCCCGAATCCATCGTCGTTTGCGAGCCGAGCGACGAGGGCACGCAGCTTCGGCGACTGGACAAGGAAGCGCTCTCCGAGTGGTTGAACCGCTACTCGCTCGGCGAGATCTGGCGGATGGGCGAGATCGGGGGCACGCGGTGGTGA
- a CDS encoding amidohydrolase family protein yields the protein MNDLAPLHPPVKLDVHTHLSGVGTNDSRCWVSPKLRKRLTFRVLRWMQGITEEQLQKSFDEDWAARLAEKVRASEIDHAVALGFDGVYDERGELDESLSQMIVPPAWVFEVCRRHPELLPGPSVNPHCGDALERLEECVEGGAVLIKWLPATQRIDPSDAAVDPFYARLAETGIPLLVHSGGSENTFAQVDARLKDLRLLERPLRAGVTVIVAHTAAPVAYARDEDQVPLLKEWLREFPRLWVDNSGISNLSRFQHLPRFAGDAELVARTLHGSDWPVPTNAFYYLQQLGRRRVVSLEREKNTIQRDVSIKRALGYPDEVLTRACGVLPNLGRWIIRGLGDP from the coding sequence GTGAACGACCTCGCCCCGCTTCATCCCCCCGTGAAGCTCGATGTCCACACCCATCTCTCGGGGGTGGGCACGAACGATTCGCGCTGCTGGGTGTCGCCGAAGCTGCGGAAGCGGCTGACCTTCCGCGTGCTGCGGTGGATGCAGGGGATCACCGAGGAGCAGCTGCAGAAGAGCTTCGACGAGGACTGGGCGGCGCGGCTGGCGGAGAAGGTGCGCGCGAGCGAGATCGACCACGCGGTGGCGCTGGGCTTCGATGGCGTGTACGACGAGCGCGGCGAGCTGGACGAGTCGCTGTCGCAGATGATCGTGCCCCCCGCGTGGGTATTCGAGGTGTGCCGCCGCCATCCCGAGCTGCTCCCCGGCCCGTCGGTCAATCCCCACTGCGGCGACGCGCTGGAGCGGCTGGAGGAGTGCGTCGAGGGCGGCGCCGTGCTGATCAAGTGGCTCCCCGCGACGCAGCGCATCGACCCGTCCGACGCCGCGGTCGATCCCTTCTACGCGCGGCTGGCGGAGACGGGGATCCCGCTGCTGGTGCACAGCGGGGGGAGCGAGAACACCTTCGCGCAGGTGGACGCGCGGCTGAAGGACCTGCGGCTGCTGGAGCGCCCGCTGCGCGCGGGGGTAACGGTGATCGTGGCGCACACCGCCGCGCCCGTGGCCTACGCGCGCGACGAGGACCAGGTGCCGCTGCTGAAGGAGTGGCTGCGCGAGTTCCCGCGGCTGTGGGTGGACAACTCGGGGATCTCGAACCTGTCGCGCTTCCAGCACCTGCCGCGCTTCGCGGGCGATGCGGAGCTGGTCGCGAGGACGCTGCACGGCAGCGACTGGCCGGTGCCGACCAACGCGTTTTACTACCTGCAGCAGCTCGGCCGCCGCCGCGTGGTGTCGCTGGAGCGCGAGAAGAACACCATCCAGCGCGACGTATCCATCAAGCGCGCGCTCGGCTACCCGGACGAGGTGCTGACGCGGGCGTGCGGCGTGCTGCCGAACCTGGGACGGTGGATCATCCGTGGGCTGGGCGATCCGTAG
- a CDS encoding alpha/beta fold hydrolase: protein MPPRACIRRLAEWMGEERATLERVHYRRPAARGQVEAWRLVPREPRARVVAAHGAGNDALYPQMALFKALVRRGVEVFSFDVDGHGASSTTVFAPEIVPSAVRAAVEMAERGRPGLPLHLLGHSFGGSLVLHALGTAAVPHAASAIAVSAPVTVSLGARVAMSELGGFLRAETLEQREHYGLWGTVPAVGPLKRRAYPIRGAAQPGAPFAYVDAIRELLARLDLPKTVGEIRAPVLLVYGAADRLVPAEQGRALAARMPSSRLIEIPRATHWSTAFAPDAVAAAAEWIDAHLPSAQCQVPSAQEPHRWTLGTGHSPPDPES, encoded by the coding sequence ATGCCGCCGCGCGCGTGCATTCGGCGATTGGCGGAGTGGATGGGCGAGGAGCGCGCCACGCTGGAGCGCGTCCACTACCGCCGCCCCGCCGCGCGCGGCCAGGTGGAGGCGTGGCGCCTCGTCCCGCGGGAGCCGCGGGCGCGCGTCGTGGCGGCGCACGGCGCGGGGAACGATGCGCTGTATCCGCAGATGGCGCTGTTCAAGGCGCTCGTCCGCCGCGGCGTGGAGGTGTTCTCGTTCGACGTCGACGGCCACGGCGCGTCGAGCACCACCGTCTTCGCGCCGGAGATCGTCCCGTCCGCCGTCCGCGCGGCGGTGGAGATGGCGGAGCGCGGGCGGCCCGGGCTTCCGCTCCATCTCCTCGGCCATTCGTTCGGGGGATCGCTGGTGCTGCACGCGCTGGGGACGGCCGCCGTGCCGCACGCCGCCTCGGCGATCGCGGTCTCCGCCCCCGTCACCGTCTCCCTCGGCGCGCGCGTGGCGATGAGCGAGCTGGGCGGCTTCCTGCGCGCGGAGACGCTGGAGCAGCGCGAGCACTACGGCCTGTGGGGCACCGTCCCCGCCGTCGGCCCGCTCAAGCGCCGCGCGTATCCGATCCGCGGCGCGGCCCAGCCCGGCGCGCCCTTCGCGTACGTCGATGCGATCCGCGAGCTGCTCGCCCGCCTCGATCTCCCGAAGACGGTGGGGGAGATCCGCGCGCCGGTGCTGCTCGTCTACGGCGCCGCGGACCGCCTCGTCCCCGCCGAGCAGGGCCGCGCCCTCGCCGCGCGGATGCCATCATCCCGGCTGATCGAGATCCCCCGCGCCACGCACTGGAGCACCGCCTTCGCGCCGGACGCCGTCGCCGCCGCGGCGGAGTGGATCGACGCGCACCTCCCGAGTGCCCAGTGCCAAGTGCCCAGTGCCCAGGAACCTCATCGCTGGACACTGGGCACTGGGCACTCCCCTCCTGATCCTGAATCGTGA
- a CDS encoding NAD(P)/FAD-dependent oxidoreductase, with product MATRVMAVPNVVVVGGGFGGLWAARALRRAPVTVTLVDRRNHHLFQPLLYQVATAALSPADIAAPIRSVLRRQRNAEVLMGEVVDVDRAARQLLLADGQRVPYDYLIVATGATHAYFGHPEWEPIAPGLKTVEDATEIRRRFLLAFEAAEQTDDAEERRALLTFVVVGAGPTGVEMAGAMTEIARKSLVRDFRHIDPSTARIILIEGGPRVLAAYHPDLSAYARRALERIGVTVRLDSIVTKVDENGVYVGDEFIPARNVVWAAGVTASPLGKRLDAETDRVGRVVIQADLSLPGDPRVFVIGDLAALNGEDGKPLPGVAQVAMQMGRTAARNIARDLRGQPRTVFRYRDKGSMATIGRRAAVLQVPRPSVRMKGWLAWMAWLFIHVMSLIGFRNRVSVFIEWAWSYLTWQRGARLITGEVSPDLRPEGYHAHERIPAADVRAAHEAGNRAAEDERGWMGGDVSQAAAGAARKA from the coding sequence GTGGCGACACGGGTGATGGCGGTGCCGAACGTGGTGGTGGTCGGCGGCGGCTTCGGGGGATTGTGGGCGGCGCGCGCGCTCCGCCGCGCGCCGGTGACGGTGACGCTGGTCGACCGCCGCAACCACCACCTCTTCCAGCCGCTGCTGTACCAGGTGGCCACCGCCGCGCTCTCACCCGCCGACATCGCGGCGCCCATCCGCAGCGTGCTGCGCCGGCAGCGCAACGCCGAGGTGCTGATGGGCGAGGTGGTGGACGTGGACCGCGCCGCCCGCCAGCTCCTGCTGGCCGACGGCCAGCGCGTGCCGTACGACTACCTGATCGTCGCCACCGGGGCCACGCACGCCTACTTCGGCCACCCGGAGTGGGAGCCGATCGCGCCGGGGCTGAAGACGGTGGAGGACGCCACGGAGATCCGCCGCCGCTTCCTCCTGGCCTTCGAGGCGGCGGAGCAGACGGACGACGCGGAGGAGCGGCGCGCGCTGCTCACCTTCGTCGTGGTCGGCGCGGGCCCGACGGGGGTGGAGATGGCGGGGGCGATGACGGAGATCGCGCGCAAGTCGCTGGTGCGCGACTTCCGCCACATCGACCCGTCCACCGCGCGCATCATCCTGATCGAGGGCGGCCCGCGCGTCCTGGCCGCGTATCACCCCGACCTCTCCGCCTACGCGCGGCGCGCGCTGGAGCGCATCGGCGTCACCGTGCGGCTGGACTCCATCGTGACGAAGGTGGACGAGAATGGCGTGTACGTGGGCGACGAGTTCATCCCCGCGCGCAACGTGGTGTGGGCCGCGGGGGTGACGGCGTCTCCCCTGGGGAAGCGGCTGGACGCGGAGACGGACCGCGTCGGCCGCGTGGTGATCCAGGCCGACCTGTCGCTTCCTGGCGACCCGCGCGTGTTCGTGATCGGCGACCTGGCCGCGCTGAACGGCGAGGATGGGAAGCCGCTCCCCGGCGTGGCGCAGGTGGCGATGCAGATGGGGCGGACGGCGGCGCGGAACATCGCGCGCGACCTGCGGGGGCAGCCGCGGACCGTCTTCCGCTACCGCGACAAGGGGAGCATGGCCACGATCGGCCGGCGCGCGGCGGTGCTGCAGGTCCCCCGGCCGTCGGTGCGGATGAAGGGGTGGCTGGCGTGGATGGCGTGGCTGTTCATCCACGTGATGTCGCTGATCGGCTTCCGCAACCGCGTGTCGGTGTTCATCGAGTGGGCGTGGAGCTACCTGACCTGGCAGCGCGGCGCGCGGCTGATCACCGGCGAGGTGTCGCCCGACCTGCGGCCTGAAGGGTACCACGCGCACGAGAGGATCCCCGCGGCCGACGTGCGGGCGGCGCACGAGGCCGGCAACCGGGCGGCCGAGGACGAGCGCGGGTGGATGGGCGGCGACGTGAGCCAGGCCGCCGCCGGCGCGGCGCGGAAGGCGTAG
- a CDS encoding GAF domain-containing protein, whose protein sequence is MTAPHTPALPKDEFADPARVEEIVELGLLSPEVDAILQATAEEAAARLDLPMSMVTVVLDEAQFFAAHHGLSGWMAESRGTPVEWSFCAHAVAGREPFVVEDATTHPVVRDNPLVMHENLRCYAGIPLVTSRGHAIGTLCVAGTEARTFSAADLDALRGLARKAVERIEARRGETGE, encoded by the coding sequence GTGACCGCGCCGCACACGCCCGCCCTGCCGAAGGACGAGTTCGCCGACCCCGCGCGGGTCGAGGAGATCGTGGAGCTGGGCCTCCTTTCCCCCGAGGTCGACGCCATCCTGCAGGCCACGGCGGAAGAGGCCGCGGCGCGCCTGGACCTGCCGATGTCGATGGTGACGGTGGTGCTCGACGAGGCGCAGTTCTTCGCGGCGCACCACGGCTTGAGCGGGTGGATGGCCGAGTCGCGGGGGACGCCGGTGGAGTGGAGCTTCTGCGCGCACGCCGTGGCCGGCCGCGAGCCCTTCGTCGTCGAGGATGCCACGACACACCCCGTCGTGCGCGACAACCCGCTGGTGATGCACGAGAACCTGCGCTGCTACGCCGGGATCCCGCTGGTCACCTCGCGCGGCCATGCGATCGGCACCCTGTGCGTGGCCGGCACCGAGGCCCGCACCTTCAGCGCGGCGGACCTGGACGCGCTGCGCGGACTCGCGCGGAAGGCGGTGGAGCGGATCGAGGCGCGGCGGGGAGAGACGGGCGAATAA
- a CDS encoding GntR family transcriptional regulator — protein sequence MTITRVPLREQVHRAVVDRILREELPPGSRISDSVMAQELGVSRTPVREALLRLEREGFLEVDVGRGFFVKPLSLAEVRETYPILWTLEVLALRLSPPPERETVAEMDRINRELAEAGDDPERRIDLDVAWHAAMVSGCPNGRLLELIASVKAVVRRYEYAYMQSSGHIHVSTRAHDDIARALERGDVDAAVSLLEANWRFGMEEFVEWMEGWR from the coding sequence ATGACCATCACCCGTGTTCCGCTCCGCGAGCAGGTGCACCGCGCCGTGGTCGACCGCATCCTCCGCGAGGAGCTGCCGCCCGGGTCGCGCATCAGCGACTCGGTGATGGCGCAGGAGCTGGGCGTCAGCCGCACCCCCGTGCGCGAGGCGCTGCTGCGGCTGGAGCGCGAGGGGTTCCTGGAGGTGGACGTGGGGCGCGGCTTCTTCGTCAAGCCGCTGTCACTGGCCGAGGTGCGCGAGACCTACCCGATCCTGTGGACGCTGGAGGTGCTGGCGCTGCGCCTGTCGCCGCCGCCGGAGCGGGAGACGGTGGCGGAGATGGACCGCATCAACCGCGAGCTGGCCGAAGCGGGCGACGATCCCGAGCGGCGCATCGACCTGGACGTGGCCTGGCACGCGGCGATGGTGAGCGGGTGCCCCAACGGGCGGCTGCTGGAGCTGATCGCCAGCGTGAAGGCCGTGGTGCGGCGCTACGAGTACGCGTACATGCAGAGCTCCGGGCACATCCACGTCTCCACCCGCGCCCACGACGACATCGCCCGCGCGCTGGAGCGCGGCGACGTGGACGCCGCCGTGTCGCTGCTCGAGGCGAACTGGCGCTTCGGGATGGAGGAGTTTGTGGAATGGATGGAGGGTTGGAGATGA
- a CDS encoding sensor histidine kinase: MPRSPSAAGREISASHRMMQVTERELQRILLDIHDGPVQHMYAALSQLDLLRRALDASGVREPEISERTERIRVLLEGGLNEVRSFIGAFRPPEFEARGLVTLLEGLALQHEAMTDTEIELEVRAPLPDVPLPVKIGLYRVLQEGLSNAYRHGGANRVVVRLRRVVRRGEPRLRMSVSDNGQGFDARTVPVEDHYGLQGMRDRVEMIGGRFRLRSRPGRGAMIAVEVPIAGQGET, encoded by the coding sequence ATGCCACGGTCCCCGTCCGCCGCGGGGCGCGAGATCAGCGCCTCGCACCGCATGATGCAGGTCACCGAGCGCGAGCTGCAGCGCATCCTGCTCGACATCCACGACGGGCCGGTGCAGCACATGTACGCCGCGCTCAGCCAGTTGGACCTCCTCCGCCGCGCGCTGGACGCCTCGGGCGTGCGCGAGCCCGAGATCTCCGAGCGTACCGAGCGCATCCGCGTCCTCCTCGAAGGCGGGCTCAACGAAGTGCGCTCCTTCATCGGCGCCTTCCGTCCGCCCGAGTTCGAGGCGCGCGGGCTGGTGACGCTGCTCGAGGGGCTGGCGCTGCAGCACGAGGCGATGACGGACACGGAGATCGAGCTGGAGGTGCGCGCCCCGCTTCCCGACGTGCCGCTGCCGGTGAAGATCGGGCTCTACCGCGTGCTGCAGGAGGGGCTCAGCAACGCCTACCGACACGGCGGGGCGAATCGGGTGGTGGTGCGCCTGCGCCGCGTGGTCCGCCGCGGCGAGCCGCGACTGCGGATGAGCGTGAGCGACAACGGGCAGGGCTTCGACGCGCGCACCGTTCCGGTCGAGGACCACTACGGGCTGCAGGGGATGCGCGACCGGGTGGAGATGATCGGCGGGCGCTTCCGGCTGCGCAGCCGCCCCGGCCGCGGCGCGATGATCGCCGTGGAGGTGCCCATCGCGGGACAGGGGGAGACGTGA
- a CDS encoding response regulator transcription factor: protein MTREKIRIVLADDHELVLEGLRSLIEAEPDMEVVAGAKDGGQCLDAVRRHNPDVVVLDLEMGPMGGLQCLESLRGEHPAVRVLVLTAYSDGESMRAALEGGASGFALKTEPPQQTVASIRQVYRGQLVFPLAARRWLLRTPQPAEPTQPTDREMEILALVSEGLTNAQIARRLRVSDNTVKFHLQNVYLKLGVRNRTEAAAYFLRQRGGASRPRR, encoded by the coding sequence GTGACGCGCGAGAAGATCCGCATCGTGCTGGCCGATGACCACGAACTGGTGCTGGAGGGGCTGCGCTCGCTGATCGAGGCCGAGCCTGACATGGAGGTGGTGGCCGGGGCCAAGGACGGCGGCCAGTGCCTGGACGCGGTCCGCCGCCACAACCCGGACGTCGTCGTGCTCGACCTGGAGATGGGGCCGATGGGCGGGCTGCAGTGCCTGGAATCGCTCCGCGGCGAGCATCCGGCGGTGCGCGTGCTGGTGCTCACCGCGTACAGCGACGGCGAGTCGATGCGCGCGGCGCTGGAGGGCGGCGCCAGCGGCTTCGCGCTGAAGACGGAGCCGCCGCAGCAGACCGTGGCCTCCATTCGCCAGGTCTATCGCGGCCAGCTCGTCTTCCCGCTGGCGGCGCGGAGATGGCTCCTGCGTACGCCGCAGCCCGCGGAGCCCACGCAGCCGACGGACCGGGAGATGGAGATCCTGGCGCTCGTTTCCGAGGGGCTGACCAACGCGCAGATCGCGCGGCGGCTGCGTGTGAGCGACAACACGGTCAAGTTCCACCTGCAGAACGTCTACCTGAAGCTGGGCGTCCGCAACCGCACCGAGGCCGCCGCCTACTTCCTCCGCCAGCGCGGGGGCGCGTCGCGGCCGAGGCGGTAG
- a CDS encoding zinc ribbon domain-containing protein has translation MLMLIQQETAATPSLPWWVMYVVLLGLTYGTWRLTKLAWWGGCMTALMSWVILLAIAVLTFPDHVLLVLWLPIVPAIAWVVALRRHHRGVSPRAEIAARFPRRTGQLPPQVMHGQPSARAVTRAKVMLDRFAAGMPRNAAFVARVRYVSGLGEMSARPVDLFMGGGSLWVAPLTADPPPVPIPARDVLRVDVWPEPEGPPTLRVNWSPPGAEGTRDLVLAAMGSVPQNLVTPQLEAIAGVLGGLIRAETEAAELAAQAPTSFIPPPDRACPRCGETVPPGATACPRCALPLKED, from the coding sequence ATGCTGATGCTGATCCAGCAGGAGACCGCCGCGACGCCATCGCTGCCGTGGTGGGTGATGTACGTCGTGCTGCTGGGGCTGACCTACGGCACCTGGCGCCTGACGAAGCTGGCGTGGTGGGGCGGGTGCATGACCGCGCTGATGAGCTGGGTGATCCTGCTCGCCATCGCCGTCCTCACCTTCCCCGACCACGTGCTGCTGGTGCTGTGGCTCCCGATCGTTCCGGCGATCGCGTGGGTCGTGGCGCTGCGGCGCCACCATCGCGGCGTGTCGCCGCGCGCGGAGATCGCGGCGCGCTTCCCGCGACGCACTGGGCAGCTGCCGCCGCAGGTGATGCACGGCCAGCCGAGCGCGCGCGCCGTCACCCGCGCGAAGGTGATGCTGGACCGCTTCGCGGCGGGGATGCCGCGCAACGCCGCCTTCGTCGCGCGGGTGCGCTACGTTTCCGGGCTGGGGGAGATGTCGGCGCGCCCGGTCGACCTGTTCATGGGCGGCGGCAGCCTGTGGGTCGCGCCGCTGACCGCGGATCCGCCGCCGGTGCCCATCCCCGCGCGCGACGTGCTGCGCGTGGACGTGTGGCCGGAGCCGGAGGGGCCGCCCACCCTGCGCGTCAACTGGAGCCCGCCCGGCGCCGAGGGCACGCGTGACCTGGTTCTCGCGGCGATGGGCAGCGTGCCGCAGAACCTGGTCACCCCGCAGCTCGAGGCCATCGCCGGGGTGCTGGGCGGGCTGATCCGCGCGGAGACGGAGGCCGCGGAGCTGGCGGCGCAGGCGCCCACGTCGTTCATCCCCCCACCCGACCGCGCCTGCCCCCGCTGCGGCGAGACGGTGCCGCCCGGCGCCACCGCCTGCCCCCGCTGCGCGCTGCCGCTGAAGGAGGATTGA